A window of the Miscanthus floridulus cultivar M001 chromosome 14, ASM1932011v1, whole genome shotgun sequence genome harbors these coding sequences:
- the LOC136503161 gene encoding uncharacterized protein, translating into MCPPQRRLSSPRRAAVASQSDRSGGRAALPAAFTGEGRDGPERGDAEAHGAQGRGGGARFFGAGGCSRACGDNGSWPRERGLQAPDRAYRCKIAQAGAEATGHGGQRGGTQGRAEATPEGRYKLQKGDGGLGRDGTRGGCAVLAASRGGAGSSCGRRRGGMHLPTSERLRTHDEDADGGGRGVDGGGQGPCNRGASDAGEDTGGGGRDVAGGDCGGSEQPRRTYCGQGAFLAHCHAGSPQLWADLDACVGVRRALCRPRCQEPPRDAAGADFPTVGSDL; encoded by the coding sequence ATGTGCCCGCCGCAGCGGAGGCTGAGCTCGCCTCGGCGCGCGGCCGTGGCATCTCAAAGCGACCGGAGTGGAGGTCGTGCTGCGCTCCCTGCCGCGTTCACCGGCGAGGGCAGGGATGGCCCAGAGCGTGGAGACGCGGAGGCGCACGGAGCCCAGGGCCGCGGCGGTGGCGCACGATTCTTCGGCGCAGGTGGCTGCAGCAGGGCGTGCGGGGACAACGGGAGTTGGCCACGCGAACGTGGGCTGCAGGCGCCGGATCGCGCGTACAGGTGCAAGATCGCGCAGGCTGGCGCGGAGGCGACGGGCCACGGTGGCCAGCGCGGCGGCACACAAGGACGCGCGGAGGCGACACCCGAGGGGAGGTACAAGCTGCAGAAGGGCGACGGCGGGCTGGGCCGGGACGGCACGAGGGGTGGCTGCGCGGTGCTCGCGGCCAGCAGAGGCGGTGCTGGGAGCTcctgtggtcgacggcgaggcggCATGCATCTTCCCACGAGCGAGCGTCTACGGACCCACGATGAGGACGCAGACGGTGGTGGCCgcggcgtcgacggcggcggccaaGGCCCCTGCAACCGCGGGGCGTCGGACGCGGGTGAGGAcacgggcggcggcggccgcgacgTCGCCGGCGGTGACTGTGGTGGCTCGGAGCAGCCTAGGCGGACTTACTGCGGCCAAGGGGCTTTTCTAGCGCATTGCCATGCTGGCTCGCCGCAGCTGTGGGCAGATCTCGATGCGTGTGTGGGAGTCCGGCGAGCCCTTTGCCGCCCTCGTTGTCAGGAGCCTCCGCGCGATGCTGCGGGCGCAGATTTCCCTACCGTCGGCTCCGATTTGTGA
- the LOC136506033 gene encoding protein GL2-INTERACTING REPRESSOR 1-like, producing MSRGNGGSGVRSTRLELQLNLSPPVGMEVDGGVHDDSDSSSPSSCVSSDGRSSSGGGSPGGKSPMVIGACTRCLMYCMVAKKDYPTCINCKQPCLVDLLHGEAGGRGGGGGASEAAADKKQQQQRGKRK from the coding sequence ATGAGCCGGGGCAACGGCGGCAGCGGCGTGAGGAGCACTCGGCTGGAGCTGCAGCTGAACCTGTCCCCACCGGTGGGGATGGAGGTGGACGGCGGCGTGCACGACGACAGCGACTCCTCGTCGCCGAGCTCGTGCGTGTCGTCGGACGGGCGGAGctcgagcggcggcggcagccccgGGGGCAAGTCGCCGATGGTGATCGGCGCCTGCACGCGGTGCCTCATGTACTGCATGGTGGCCAAGAAGGACTACCCGACCTGCATCAACTGCAAGCAGCCGTGCCTGGTGGACCTCCTCCACGGCGAGGCCGGTggccgtggtggcggcggcggcgccagcgAGGCCGCCGCCGacaagaagcagcagcagcagcgcggcaAGCGCAAGTGA